One Candidatus Paceibacterota bacterium genomic window, AGAGGGAGATGACCCCTTGAGCTGAGTTGGGGTAGCCGGTGGTGTTGGAGTAGAGGGAGTAGGTACCTTGAGCGGAGTTGCGGTAGCCCGTGGTGTTGGAGAAGAGGGAGTTGACGCCTTGAGCTGAGTTGTAGTAGCCAGTGGTGTTGGAGTAGAGGGAGTAGGTACCCTGAGCGGAGTTGTTGTACCCCGTGGTGTTGGAGTAGAGGGAGTTGACGCCTTGAGCTGAGTTGTTGTAGCCCGTGGTGTTGGAGAAGAGGGAGTTGTAGCCTTGAGCGGAGTTGCGGTAGCCCGTGGTGTTGTACCTCCCAGCGCCAACTCCGACGAAGTTGTTGTATAGCGAAGCTAGAGTATTTCTAATTTCAAAAGCATTCGTCCCTGTACTGTCTTGGATAGCATAAGTCGCAGCATAAGTTCCTGTTATCTGCTTGATAGAGATGACGATAGTGCCATCGAAGTCTGTAGTTGGGGTGAATGAAAGGGTACCAGTGCTTCCGGCTTTCACGCCCCATGCTGATGTGGCTGAGAAGGATTCGTTAGACGTAACCCCACCGAACGTGATTGTGAACGTACCTGCCGTTCTGCCTGTTACGGTGAAGGCGATTTGATAAAGATTATTCGTAACCGCCGCCAAAGTATTCGTCAAAGCCGTGGTATTGCCTGTAGTGTGAGTGAAACCCGTAGCAAAATCACCAGTCCAATCTGTAGTAGTCCAGTTGGAAGAAGTAAGGAGTTCCTCTCCGAGCGTGGCACTCTCTAGAGATGTAGTAGATTTTTGAGTGAGTTGATTTGAAGGATTTGTTAGACCGATGCCTACGTTGCCGGAGGATGTGTCTATGGTCAACTTTTCAGAAGCGGCACTATCAGAAAAAAATATCTTTCTATTTTGTTGGCTTTGGATATAGAAATTAAAATTATCATCGACGACGGCTGTTTTAGCATACATTATTGTCGAAGCCGAACCATTGCTATTAGCAAATCTTATTCCAGTTTGTGCTCCTGTTGAATTTGAAGTATTTGTAAAACTTAAAAGATACAACACACTGCCTCCGCCCGCTCCTTGAACATCCAACTTATACCCTGGACTCGCCGTCCCGATGCCGACATTGCCTGTTGTATCTATTCTTATCGCCTCTGTCAACACCCCTGCCGCTGGTCTTGTTCTAAAAACAAGTGAGCCACCTGTTGCAGTTGAAGCATTACCCAGACCATAAATATCGGCCATAACACCATTGGTAGTTTGAGCAAATTCTAAATTACCAAGTGTCGTACCGCTAGTATTTCTATTTAGTTTCAGCTCTGAACCTGCTCCATTGATAAATAAATTCCCTACTACATCCAAAGCCGCCCCCGGATTCGTCGTTCCGATGCCGACGTTGCCGGATGAATCAATTCGTAATCTTTCTGTTCCTCCCGTAGATATAGCCAACATATCAGTAGTCGGTCTGAAAATTCCTGTGTCAGCATCGTTAATTCTGATAGCAGGAGTTGCCGCACTTCCATTAACCAATGTAATCAATCCACCAGAATTAAAACCGGCACTCCCATTAACTTCTAATAAATAACCCGGCCCCGTCGTCCCGATGCCGACGTTGCCGGCAAAATATCCCTGGCCGGTGTTGTTAACACTAAACTTCGTAGTTGTTGTTCCTCCATAATATGCCAAACTGCCCGTTCCAACATTCGTATTGTAATTTAATACTATCCCGCTAGTCCCCTTCGATGATAACCTTAGTTCGATATTACTATCCGTCCCATAGGACATAATTTCTGAATTTACATTCGGAAAGCCAAGCCTCAGTCCACTAGCGGCTGTCGGCATAATCATTGTTTGGCCAACAACGTGCAAAGCTACTGTCGGACTTGTCGTCCCGATGCCGACGTTGCCAGAAGAATTTATCAGTAATCTCGTTATACCTGCGGTAACATCTCTGATTCCAAAAGAGTTTTCCGCGTCTCTTCCTAATTCAAGATTGTAGTATTGACCACCGCCCCCAGATTGAGGACGTTTTAAGGAAAACGCTGTGATATTCGAGCCTGCCGCACCACCCGCAGAGCTTTCGCTCAAAATGGTTGGAGCTGCTCCATAAACATTAAGTAATTGACTTGGATTCGTCGTCCCGATGCCGACGTTGCCGGCAAGATAGGCATCGCCAGTTTGACCGTTCAAATCATACTTCAAGGTCGAGGCCGTATCACTATAGCCATGCAAATGGACTCCATTCATCAAGCGCATTTCCCGGCCATGGGGTGCTGTTCCGGATCCTGTATAAAGCTCAAATATTACCGTTCCAGCGGCATCTATAGCGGTCCATCCATAATCACCGCGAATAGTTGTTCTCCACAAACTTCCCGAGGGCGCGCCGCCAAAGGCAACCTGGCCACTTTGGACTTGCAAAGCACCGATGGGATTTGCCGTCCCGATGCCGACGTTGCCGGCGAAATAAGATTGTCCTCCATTTGAATAAATAGAATAATTATTTGTTGCAGCTCCAGACTGAGCACCTATGTATAAACCGTATTTATTTGTTCCAACAGCTCCAGTATTAGCGGCAATATTAATACCTTTCATTGTCGTCGGAGTGTTATATGAACCTAAGTTTCCAACATTAAGTCCGGTTATATTGGTTATAACCCCAGAACCTGTTCCATAAGAATCAGCTTCAAGAGCTATTGCATTTGTTATGTTTCCCCCATTAATAATACTTCCGACAGAATACAACGCACCATATAAACTTGAAACTACACCTGTTCCCTGATTATACGCAGAAAATTCAGCACCTTCAGTAACACCAGTAAAGTTCTGAGATCCAGCCAAAGTTAATGATAACATTGAACCTCTATGAATCTGACTGTTTGTGCCAGAGCTAGCCGTAATAGTTAAGTTACTAGTTAGTCCAATTTTGCCAACTCCCGGATCTGTGAATGCAGAATTGACTTCCAGCTTCGCCCCCGGTGTCGTCGTCCCGATGCCGACGTTGCCGTTTAAAAGTGTATACCCTGTACCATTTGGGGTAAGAACGACATTTCTATTTGTTCCTTGAGCAATTATATTAAAATCACTATTCGCAGTGCTAAGCGAACCGACATAAGTAGCGCCTCTGTATATTCTTAACACATCCAGACCGTTAGCATAGCTTTTTAAGTCTAAAGTACCCCCACCATCGGTTCCTGAAGAATCAATAGTTGAAAAACCGATAACATGCAAAGCTTTGGCCGGCGCCGTCGTCCCGATGCCGACGTTGCCGCCGGTTGGATTTAAAAGAATATATCCTTTTGTAGTATTGCTAGTGCTATCTAATGTTAAATTTCCGGAAGCAGTAGAATTGCCATTTATTGTATTTCCATTCATTATAAAATTTCGATAAAATGTAATATTTGGATTTCCCCAATAAGCCGCCGCTGAACCGCTCGTATAAAAAGAGAAATTTCCATTAGCTTCTATCGTTCCCTCGCCGTTACTATTTACATACGTTTTGACGAATTTTGTATTTTGGTCATCATATCCATAAACGCTAACGCCATTTGAATCAGCACTTTGCGCAATTGTAAGTTTTTCCCCGGGATTCGTCGTCCCAATTCCAACGTTGCCGCTGAAATATGTGTATCCGCTTGTTCCACCAGCTATAGTCAAATATGCTGCCGTATCGTTAGCAATGGTGCCACGAAAATTTGCGGTATTCGCAACATAAAGCGATGTGCCAGTCCCAAGCAAATCTAAATATCCACCACTTACGCCTATCCCACCCGTTCCATCTTTGGAAATATAAGTGTTTGTATTACCTCCGGTATAATACCTTGTGGAATTTATATAACCTGTATCTACATCAAGCCTTTGTATCGGACTCGTCGTCCCAATGCCGACGTTGCCCCCTCTTTCTATTACAAGTGACGCTGTGGAAGCATCAGACCCAAAAATTAAATCATTGCCTGTATTGCCAGCTCCAGAAAAAGCACCTTTTATAAAATGAACCTCTGTCCCATCATCGTAAAATTTTATTAACTTATTATCCGAATTATTACTTGTTAATCTAATGGCTCCACTATTAACTATTTCTAACTTATCTAGGGGACTCGTCGTCCCGATGCCGACGTTGCCGGTCGTATCAAAAACCATTCGCACAGCGTTTGATGCCCCGCCATCAGCAATAGCAAGATACCCCGTTGTTGCAAATCCTCCAGAACTCCCAGCAGAAACTAATTTCCAAGAACGAGAGCCCACTAACTCCATAACAGCATTCTCGGGACGAGTAAACTGCATTCCACCCAAAGCGGAATCTACAATAACTTGAGTTGTTCCGCTTAATATCTTAGCCGCACCAGCAACATCCAAAGTCCTGCCCGGACTCGTCGTCCCGATGCCGACATTGCCGCCTTTAAAATAAATACCAGTTGTCGAGCTTGGTCCAATCCAAGATTCAGCTAATGTGGTAAGAGGGTTAATAAGGGACATTGAGTTGGCGGCGTTGGTATATACCCCATTAGTAACAGTTCCCGCGTTGCCGGTAGTATCTTGATTCAGAGTTGGGAAAGAAGTGAGAGCAGCAGCTGATCCATTTGGAGCAAGATAGTTTGTGCCAGCGACAAAGTTCCCTGCTCGATAGTCGGAAGCGTAATTGGAATTCTCCGCATTGTCGCCAGTATTCACGCCAGAAACAACTGGAACTAAAACATCGCAGTTTGGATCTGACGGCAAACATTCCGGATTAAGTGTCTGTCCCTGATTATAAAAATTGCCATTCCAGACGGCAAAAACTATTTTTGAAAAAAATAAAATAGAAACAACCGAAGCGAACAGGATAATCTTTTTTTTATTCAAAATAAGTTTCATTCTTAATACATATTAAGCCTAAAAATACCATTTAACCATTTATATTATACAACAACTGAGCCATAAAATTAAAAAAGGTGTGGATAACCCTCACACCTTTTATTTTATTTAAAATTAATTCCAGCGTCTTTTAAAATACGGGCGGTAAGCCCTTTTTTTAGATCTTTTCCATGACAAGGCACGGAAATCGGAGGAAATCCTTAATTTCCTCCAAATATAACTTAACAGCCTCGGAAATATTTTTCTCAGCTTCTTCTAGCGTTTCTCCCTGCGTATTGCAACCTGGTAGGCTTGGCGCATAAGCAACGTAACCACCTTCTTCTGCTGGTTCGTAAATTACGGTAATAAGTTTTGTTTTTGATTTATCCATTGAACGTAATGTACCACAAAAATGCTTCACAAGCAACTCTACGTTTGTATTTTGCTAATCAAAATGCCCAAGAGCTTCTTGACGCTAGCCTGCGCGTCAGCTTCCGTCTTGCTCCCGGTAAAATTCTGCCATTCAGTCATTATTTCCGGATCTTTTAAATCACGGACTGCGTTTTCCAAAGAAAGTCGAGTTTCAAAATCGACTTCTGTATTGGCTTGCAATACTTTCCTGATAAAAAGCGAAGAAAAATTAATAACTTTTGTGTTTAATTCCGTCTTAGCGGCTGAAGCTTCCACTGTCTGCAAATCTTGTTTTACCGAAAAATAATTAAAGGCAAAAAATACATCACTGACAACCAAGAATCCGATAACTATGATAATAGCGATATGCTCTCTATGTTCTATCATAAATGATTTTTAATGAATGTAATGAATATAAAAATCTTTATCCTGTTAAATAAAATCTTTCAGATTTTAACTTTTGCTTTGCAAAAGTCATTTAACAGGGTTATTAAAATATATTCGCTTTACTCATTATTTTACTAAAAATTTTAATAATTTATCCTTCAATAAATTATATACTAATAATAAGAAAACAACAATTAAAAGAACTGTTTTCCAGTCTAAATCTGAATACCATCCTCGACCAGACTGCAGCTCTATATTTTGATGGATGCCGCCACCAGCTGCGGCCACAAAAACTTTTCCCGTATAGGAATTGTAACCGGGCGCTTCTACTTGGAAATAATAAGAACCTTCCGGCACCAGGAATGAATAGGTGCCTCGGATGTCCGTTATTTGCGGATTTTCTTGCTGGTAATCTTTGGCGTTCCATAATTCATAACTTTTTTTGGCTGTATTTAATTTGTAGAGAGAAACAATAGCGCTTGGAATACGAGTTTCCTTGCCATTATTTTTCTCAAAGACATACCCTTCCGGATCAATAACCGTAGTCATAGTCATCCTGCGAGTGCCCAAGCTAGGATCGACATAATCAATCACGGTAACAATTTGATATTCACCAGCCACGCTAGGAGAAACAACATCAGCCGTATAGATTCCGTCATGGTTTGGGTCAGTATATTCAAAGGAGGAAAGCACTAGCTTTTGTTCCACCTCACCCGAACTCTGGCCACCCTCTCCTTTCAGGAGAGGGGCTGGGGGTGAGGTTTTTGCAGGCACTTTTTCAACCAACCCATTCATAGAAAAAAGAGCTGAGGCGGAAAGCGAGGCGCGAGAAATTTGATTTTGAGCTCGCGAAATTCTCGGCGTGGCTGCTTGAAAAATAAAGTAGCCGGTAACACTTTTCGCTTTGCTTACAGGCTTTACTACCAACTTTAATGTTTTTCCAGGAAGAGTATTTATCGTTTGCGCCACTTGACCTCGATCACCGATAGATAAAGCAACATTCAAATCAACCAACTCGCCGGCTGTTCGGGCAAAGACAAATTCTGACGGCAAATTTTTCTTATCGGCAAGCGAAAAATTGGCCAGCGGCAACCCTTCAATCAGAGCAATTTTCCCGGTGCCAACGCTATTAATCATTTTTCCATTTATGCCAGAGACACCGGGAACACCCAGGGTCACACCGTTTAGGCTATTTATATTGGTTAGATTCTCCACTCCGACATTTTGGATTGTTTTATTAAGAGTATCCGCTAGGCCAGGAACATTTAAAGTCGCGCCAGTCAATTTACCCACATCGGTAAATCTGGTAACTCCGACCTCTTTCAACGTATTGCCAAGCTCGGGGAATTTAGAAGCGAGAATATTTATTTCATACGGCAACGGCGCAAAAACGAAAGACTTGATTTCTTTTGCCGGCAAAAGATCCCAGTGCGCGCTGAGCGCCAAAGGCGCAATTTTAGGAACTTGAACAATAACCTTCGGCAGATTATTTTTAGGTCTAAAGAAATTCAAAAAAAAATTTGAGGCGGAGTTAATGGCTCCTCCAACATTATAGAGTGCGCTCACGACAGGATTTTGAATAATGGGATTCGGGACAACAATAGGCGGTAAAACTGGTCGGATATAACCCCCTCCGCCACCTCCATGATGCCGAACACTCGCTCTCCTCCAATCCGTCTTTACCTTGAAGTCTGCGCTACTGCAAGAATTAGCATTGATACAATTAAAATTAATTCGACTGTTATCAGATTTAATCGTGGCATAGCCTAGAAATTCCCCATTTGAATTTATAGTAACTCCGGTAAAATCAATCCAGCCGATATTTGAACCCCAAGCGTAACCGTAGAGGATGCCTGTGCCGTTATTTTTCACTCCTCCATTATTCGGGCTTAAATTTATCCAACCATATTGCTTGCTCCAGGCGTATCCTGAAATACCGCTGTCAGTGATTTGCGCGTTGCAATTATCGCAAGCGAAATTTAACCAGCCGATATTTTCTCCCCAAGCGTATTTGTAAGTCACGTCAATTGTTCCGTTGGTTGCTGAAGCAAAAACATTAGACACAGAAAAAATTATGAAAAATAGACTCCCTAAAAGAAACAACTTCACTTTGGCGGAATTATTCAACATAAATAAATATTAAAATAACTTAAGCTAATACGACAATATTGACGAGCCTGTTCTTTACGTAAATAACTTTTTTTACTTCTTTTGAGCCTATATATTTTAGCACAGTTTCATTGGATAAAGCTTGTTTTTTAATTTGTTCTTCTTCGTCATCCGCTTTTATCATCATCTCCGTTTTGACTTTTCCGTTTATCTGCACTGCGATTTTTATTTCTTCATCTTGGATTTTTGAAGGATCGTATTTTGGCCACCCAGAAAGATGAATAGATTTTCCAAGAATGGTTCTTGGGGAAACTTCTTTAAGAACCGTTCTTTGCCAGAGTTCCTCTGTGATGTGCGGCGCAAATGGCGCAAGAATCTTTAAAAACTTTTCATAAGCCGTTTGAGAGATGGATTCAAGCTTCCCCATTTCATTAATGAAAATCATTAAAGTCGAAACAGCTGTATTGAATTTCATCTCCTCGATATCCTCTCCGACTTTTTTTATTGTTTTGTTGAGTAAAGTGTCAAAGGCGGCCTTTGACATATTTGGGCTCATGTCAAAGACCGTCTTTGACACTTTTATTTGAAGATTCCAAACTCTTTCTAAAAATCTTCTCGGACCAATAATAGCCTCCTCGCTCCAAGCGACGGATTGATTGAAAGGCCCCATAAACATCTCATAAAGTCGCAATGTATCCGCCCCATATGTTTTTACTATATCGTCTGGATTTATCACGTTACCCCACCTTTTACTCATTTTCCTATTATCACTACCTAAAATCATCCCTTGATTTCTGAGTGTTTTAAAAGGCTCTTCAGTTATAACAAGACCATAATCCTTTAGAAATTTGTGCCAAAAACGAGAATATAGTAAGTGCCCAGTAGCATGTTCTGCTCCACCTACATACATATCCACATTTTTCCAATACTTTATGGCTTTTTTATCAGCAAAAACTTTTTTATTTTTAGGATCCATATAACGAAGGAAATACCAAGAACTTCCCGCCCAGCCAGGCATTGTATTCGTTTCGTATCCTTTTTTTGCCCAAGTTGAAACACTAGCAAGAGGTGACTCTCCTGTACCAGTAGGCTGGTATGATTTCACCGGCGGGAGCTTGAGTGGTAAATCCTTTTCTTTAAGTTCATTTATTATGCCCTCTTTATCATGCCAAAGTGGAATAGGCTCACCCCAGTATCTCTGACGAGCAAAAATAGCATCTCGCATTTTGTAATTTACTTTTTTCTCTCCCCAACCATTTTTAACAATATAATTAATCACATCTTCTCGTACTTCTCCCCATTCTCTGCCTTTAAACTCAAGTGGCTCTAAAAGAATACCATTTTTTACGATAGGCTTTTCTATGCCTCGCAGGATATTCCAATCATTTAGCATTCCGTCAATTTTCATGATTTTTTCAATATCTCCAGAAGAAACCCATTTCAATTCATGATTGCTTTTTTCTTTCTCTGATAATTCTTTTTGTTCACCATTTTCTAATTGGAAATAAAAACTAGAAAAATGCACAGAACGATTTTCGTTTTTGGGTATATGATAAAAAATACTATGGGAACGTGGTAATTCTCTTATAAGTTTTAAATTTTGATATCCTGTTTCTTCTCTTACTTCTCGAATAGCTGCTTCTTTTGGGTCTTCTCCTTTTTCAACTCCACCAGTAACAAAAGTTACCCAATCAGCTTTTTTCCATAATAAAACTAAATATTTATCTTCAGACCAATGCTTCACAATTGCATGTATAGCATTTCTTTCAACCAAAGGAAGACCCGGTTTTAGTTCATCAGTAAATAATGGCTCAACAACAGAATGTAAAGGGATATTAAATTTTTTAGCAAAAGCAAAATCACGCGTATCGTGAGCACTAGCATTTACTATCCCTGTTCCATAACCAGCCACCACATAGGATGCTACCCATATCGGCAAATCTCTACCACTGCCTGCAAAATTTTCTATATAGCGACCAGTAAAAATACCCTCCATTTCTTTATTTTCATCATAATCTTTTGCAGATCTTTTCTTTTTTAATTTCTCGACAAAATCTAGTACTGGTTTTTCATATTTAGTACCTGCGACAAGAGTCGGCACAAGATCGTGTTCTGGCGCGATAACTGTAAAAGTTTCAGCTCGAAACGTTTGAGGTACAGAGTTGTACATTTCAACAGCAATATTTAAATCTTTTATTTTACATTTAAAATTTACACCCTCACTTCTCCCTATCCAATTTTTTTGAATTTCTTTTATGTGGGTAGACCAATCAAGACCCTCAAGACCGGAAAGCAAACGATCAGCATACGCGGTAATACGCATAAACCACTGACGCATATTTTTCTTTACCACGGGATAATTCCCACGCTCGGAAACCAAGCCATCTTTAGTGTCTAATATTTCATCATTTGCCAAAACGGTGCCGAGTTTTGGACACCAATTGACCTCGCTATATCCCTCGTAAGCCAAACGATATTTCATTAAAATATTTTGTTTTTCTTTTTTTGTTTTTGTTTTCCATTCTGTTGCAGAAAATTTTTCAACTTCACTAGAAATAGCGTTAACTTTTTTATTTCCAAATTTTTCAAAAATTTTAACTAATTTATCTATTGGCTCTGCTTTATTTGCGTCTTTGTTGTACCAAGAATTATAAATTTTCAAAAAAATCCATTGAGTCCAGTGGTAAAAATCAGGATCTGTGGTGTTTACTCTTCTACTCCAATCATATGAAAGTCCTATAATAGAAAGTTGTTTTTCAAATGTTTTTACATTTTTTTCTACTGCCTGTTTTGGATTGATGTTATGCTCAATGGCATATTGTTCTGCCGGCAAACCAAAAGCATCATAACCCATGGGGTGAAGCACATTGAAGCCCTGCATTCTTTTAAGACGAGCAAAAACATCTGAACCGATATAGCCTTTCGGGTGTCCAACATGCAGTCCTACTCCGGATGGATATGGAAACATATCCAATACATAGTATTTTTTCTTTTTAGAATTGTTTAAGGTTTTATAAACTCCTTTTTTCTCCCAAATAGTTTGCCATTTTTTTTCAATTTTCTTATGATCGTATTCTTTCATCCCGTTTAGAAGCAGGTCGCGGTCATTAAACCGAGATTAACCCTTATTATATTATTAAGTATTGTATTTTTTATAAACATATTTGTTTCAAACTGCGACCGCGGCTTCTAACGGGATTCATTCATTTTTTATCTTACAGGCACTGGCATTGGCTTTGAATATAAATTAGGATTTATAGTTTTATTAAAACAAAACCTACCTGCCCCATGAATCCAAGTATTTCCACCATATACCATAAGTTGTCCACCCTTAATGTCAGTCTTGGTTATTTCTCTGTTAAATTCTGCGCATAAATTATATGTAACTTTATTCGTCTTTTCATACTCATATGGTTTTTGGGTCTGAGAATCTATAGTATTTATATAATAATTTTCAGCCAACAATTCATCAAAATTATTTGGTAAAACACCCTTGGTGGCGTAAAAATTACCAATAGACCCTTCTATATTTTGTAAATCATTTACTTTTTGTTCATCATATTTCAAAAGCTGTTGCGTTCGAGGTGAACCAAGTACAGCGAAACCCCAAATTATACAAACTACAATTACTATAGCTGAACCAATCGCCCATCTTTTTTGCAAACTGCTGTTCATCTTTCCACGCACTTCAGAAATGTAATAAAAGAAAATTGAAAGGGAAATTATTAAGACAGATAAAGCTTTTAGAATAAACCCTGAGGTAATATCCCTGCCATCAATAAAATAAAATAAAACCGTAACTAAATCCCCCGCCAAAGCAAACCCGGACACGAACAGTGTTATGTAGGTCAGCCATTTGCGTATGCCAATGTTTCTCTTCCCAGGCTCCAAAACATAATCTTTTTCCAACAACCACATGAGTAAAATATAAACGGGGAAAAAGATAATAAGCGAAGCCACGGGAAAACTGATAGAAGAGCTCTCGCTAAAGTTAGAACCAGTAGTGAGGGGAAAAGCTTTATTTATTATTGTGAACAAAAGATTGATAAGATTGCCCACAAAAAAAGCAAGAGCGACAATAGCGCCTAAATTTATGAAAAAATCTTTAGCGCTTGTCTTTGAACTAACTTGATTTTGTATTTGATTTGGTTCCATCCCGTACGAAGTAAAGAGTATTTTTTATCTTTACTTTAGTTAAATAATAATAAAAATTCTTTTTCCCGGAAGAACATATAACATGGACTTCGTTCGGGATCCATATTGTTTAATGTTGCGATTTATAAAAACGACTATACATGCAATTATACGCTCCACACAGTCGTATTGGCAAGCGGAATAATACGATTATTGGATTTTTCCAAAATACAAAGCTCCCCTTGTTCAATATTCCCTTTAAAGTCTTGCATTGTTTCTTCAAGAGCATATCCCAAAGAAAGCGAAGAAGAATCAATTGCATAAGAAGTCAGTATCACAAAAAGTGGTTTTTCGCTCAAAACTTTCCTTACCGCAAGAAGAAGCTTCGGCAACATTTCTTCTAGCTTCCAAACTTCTCCTTTGGGACCTCTGCCGAATTTCGGCGGGTCCATTATCACGGCATCATATTTATTGCCTCTTTTTTCTTCTCTTTCTAAAAACTTCAGGGCATCATCTTCGATCACTCGCATAGACGCTTCAGCTAGCTCTGCATTTAATTTTTGATTTTCTTTTGCCCAATTTAAAATTTGTTTTGAAGCATCGACGTGGGTCACTTCTGCACCAGCACGAAGAGCAAACAAACTCGCGACTCCCGTGTAGCCAAATAGATTTAAGAATTTTACAGGAGAATTCGGGAAAGAATTTTTAAGAAACGTGTGGGTTCCCTGCCCTTTTGACTCCGAGGGCGCAGTTTCAAGAAAATTCTTTTCCGAATTCTCCTTCTGTGCTCCTTTTATTTTCTCTTCTATAAAATCCCAATGACTCGCTTGTTCAGGGAAAAATCCTAAATGCCTAAATGGTGTCGGCATCACAAGAAATTTTATTCCTTTATATTCCATCTCCCATTTGGACTTCATGTCAAAGGTTCCCTTTGACATCTTCCAACCAGCTTTAGCTCCTACTTTTGAACTCCAAAATTTTCCATCAGCTTTTGCCCACTCCTTACTTCCTAAAGTTTTTTTCCAAACTGCATCTTCATACGGCCGTACAAAAGTATATTTGCCAAACCTCTCCAGCTTCTCCCCTTCGCCCGTATCTAGGAGTTCATATCCTGTCTTGTCTCGAGCAGAGCCGAGGGGCCAGTCTTTTGAATAAAAAATTTTAATTTCTTTTTCCATTTGGTTTTGGTTTTTCATATTATCTATTCTATATAGTATCACGATAAATACCTTGGAAATAAGAAGCGACGGGAAGAAGAAGGCATATAGCTGAAACTATTATCAAGCTTGTTTTTGGAGAAGACGTAAAATAAAAAACTAATAAACAGATAAAAAGAGTTGCGATATATCCCATATTTAAAAACACCTCTCTTAGGACCATAGTTTTTTCCACTCCTATATTTTTATAATAATCTAAATTAAAAGTAAGCCAAAAAGGACTAGCTAAAGACACGCATAGGCTTCCAATCCCAGCAAAAATACTCCAATAATAAATATTATCCACAAAAGCTAAAGGCAAAAAACTAATTACTGCTAAAAAACTAAAAAAATAAAAAAATATTTTTCTTTTTCTTAATTTATCTGAGATGTGACCATTTATTACAGAAGCAATCGCAGTCATTATGGCTAAATATCCAAAGAAATTCCCGAATTGCCTAGGTGTCTTGATAAAAAATAATGTAAATATCGGGATAAGAGAAAAATTTACTCTTGACGTCATCCCTTGGAAAAAAGTGGACCAATTAAAACGATGTTCTAAGAAATATTTCCTGACATTTATTTCGTAATTAAAAGAAGGTAAAAATTTGAGCAAAATTAGGGGAATAATATAAGCGAAAATTCCAATTAAAAATAACGTTTCAAAACCAAACCTCTCTGCCACTACACCGGCAAACGGTTGAAGAGTTATT contains:
- a CDS encoding carboxypeptidase-like regulatory domain-containing protein translates to MLNNSAKVKLFLLGSLFFIIFSVSNVFASATNGTIDVTYKYAWGENIGWLNFACDNCNAQITDSGISGYAWSKQYGWINLSPNNGGVKNNGTGILYGYAWGSNIGWIDFTGVTINSNGEFLGYATIKSDNSRINFNCINANSCSSADFKVKTDWRRASVRHHGGGGGGYIRPVLPPIVVPNPIIQNPVVSALYNVGGAINSASNFFLNFFRPKNNLPKVIVQVPKIAPLALSAHWDLLPAKEIKSFVFAPLPYEINILASKFPELGNTLKEVGVTRFTDVGKLTGATLNVPGLADTLNKTIQNVGVENLTNINSLNGVTLGVPGVSGINGKMINSVGTGKIALIEGLPLANFSLADKKNLPSEFVFARTAGELVDLNVALSIGDRGQVAQTINTLPGKTLKLVVKPVSKAKSVTGYFIFQAATPRISRAQNQISRASLSASALFSMNGLVEKVPAKTSPPAPLLKGEGGQSSGEVEQKLVLSSFEYTDPNHDGIYTADVVSPSVAGEYQIVTVIDYVDPSLGTRRMTMTTVIDPEGYVFEKNNGKETRIPSAIVSLYKLNTAKKSYELWNAKDYQQENPQITDIRGTYSFLVPEGSYYFQVEAPGYNSYTGKVFVAAAGGGIHQNIELQSGRGWYSDLDWKTVLLIVVFLLLVYNLLKDKLLKFLVK
- a CDS encoding type II toxin-antitoxin system HicB family antitoxin; the protein is MDKSKTKLITVIYEPAEEGGYVAYAPSLPGCNTQGETLEEAEKNISEAVKLYLEEIKDFLRFPCLVMEKI
- a CDS encoding DUF5671 domain-containing protein, which translates into the protein MEPNQIQNQVSSKTSAKDFFINLGAIVALAFFVGNLINLLFTIINKAFPLTTGSNFSESSSISFPVASLIIFFPVYILLMWLLEKDYVLEPGKRNIGIRKWLTYITLFVSGFALAGDLVTVLFYFIDGRDITSGFILKALSVLIISLSIFFYYISEVRGKMNSSLQKRWAIGSAIVIVVCIIWGFAVLGSPRTQQLLKYDEQKVNDLQNIEGSIGNFYATKGVLPNNFDELLAENYYINTIDSQTQKPYEYEKTNKVTYNLCAEFNREITKTDIKGGQLMVYGGNTWIHGAGRFCFNKTINPNLYSKPMPVPVR
- a CDS encoding class I tRNA ligase family protein; amino-acid sequence: MKEYDHKKIEKKWQTIWEKKGVYKTLNNSKKKKYYVLDMFPYPSGVGLHVGHPKGYIGSDVFARLKRMQGFNVLHPMGYDAFGLPAEQYAIEHNINPKQAVEKNVKTFEKQLSIIGLSYDWSRRVNTTDPDFYHWTQWIFLKIYNSWYNKDANKAEPIDKLVKIFEKFGNKKVNAISSEVEKFSATEWKTKTKKEKQNILMKYRLAYEGYSEVNWCPKLGTVLANDEILDTKDGLVSERGNYPVVKKNMRQWFMRITAYADRLLSGLEGLDWSTHIKEIQKNWIGRSEGVNFKCKIKDLNIAVEMYNSVPQTFRAETFTVIAPEHDLVPTLVAGTKYEKPVLDFVEKLKKKRSAKDYDENKEMEGIFTGRYIENFAGSGRDLPIWVASYVVAGYGTGIVNASAHDTRDFAFAKKFNIPLHSVVEPLFTDELKPGLPLVERNAIHAIVKHWSEDKYLVLLWKKADWVTFVTGGVEKGEDPKEAAIREVREETGYQNLKLIRELPRSHSIFYHIPKNENRSVHFSSFYFQLENGEQKELSEKEKSNHELKWVSSGDIEKIMKIDGMLNDWNILRGIEKPIVKNGILLEPLEFKGREWGEVREDVINYIVKNGWGEKKVNYKMRDAIFARQRYWGEPIPLWHDKEGIINELKEKDLPLKLPPVKSYQPTGTGESPLASVSTWAKKGYETNTMPGWAGSSWYFLRYMDPKNKKVFADKKAIKYWKNVDMYVGGAEHATGHLLYSRFWHKFLKDYGLVITEEPFKTLRNQGMILGSDNRKMSKRWGNVINPDDIVKTYGADTLRLYEMFMGPFNQSVAWSEEAIIGPRRFLERVWNLQIKVSKTVFDMSPNMSKAAFDTLLNKTIKKVGEDIEEMKFNTAVSTLMIFINEMGKLESISQTAYEKFLKILAPFAPHITEELWQRTVLKEVSPRTILGKSIHLSGWPKYDPSKIQDEEIKIAVQINGKVKTEMMIKADDEEEQIKKQALSNETVLKYIGSKEVKKVIYVKNRLVNIVVLA